A window from Methylococcus mesophilus encodes these proteins:
- a CDS encoding cysteine rich repeat-containing protein produces MYSARYLFAGLLLAAFMTQPACAAKKAETKAPAPAEQTQAEDPVSTFKTGCKAELEKFCKDVMPGDGRQLACLYAYQDKLSTRCEYAIYDAAAQLQREVNALSYVAAECDDDLDKYCANVEPGEGRLLACLEKNEAKVSSRCEQAIQDTGLNKIK; encoded by the coding sequence ATGTACAGTGCACGATATCTGTTCGCCGGCCTGCTGCTGGCGGCGTTCATGACGCAGCCCGCTTGTGCGGCAAAGAAGGCTGAGACTAAAGCTCCGGCGCCCGCCGAGCAGACCCAGGCCGAAGACCCGGTTTCAACTTTCAAGACCGGCTGCAAGGCCGAACTGGAAAAATTCTGCAAGGACGTGATGCCGGGCGACGGACGCCAACTGGCTTGTCTTTACGCTTACCAGGACAAGCTTTCCACGCGCTGTGAATACGCCATTTATGATGCTGCCGCTCAGCTTCAGCGTGAAGTCAATGCCTTGAGCTATGTGGCTGCGGAGTGCGACGACGATCTGGACAAGTACTGCGCCAACGTCGAGCCCGGCGAAGGTCGGCTGTTGGCCTGCCTCGAAAAGAACGAAGCCAAGGTCAGTTCGCGTTGTGAGCAGGCGATCCAAGACACGGGTTTGAACAAAATCAAATAA
- a CDS encoding protein-methionine-sulfoxide reductase heme-binding subunit MsrQ yields MSNSSEPATRLLNRGLVVAGIFPFLSLALGAVTHGLGANPVETISHSSGIWTLRLLLCALAITPLAKLPGGHFLNRLRRTVALLAFFYACLHVSSYLLFDQFFDAREIWRDIARRLPVAAGMTSFLIMVPLAATSNQAMIRRLGRGNWRRLHRWAYAAAAAGVFHYFWLVKRDTSGPAFYAAILGILLCLRLNDATRQRAGRGGIDHPSAGPHRPPTADSSEPQPTD; encoded by the coding sequence ATGAGCAACTCGTCCGAACCCGCGACCCGGTTGCTGAACCGAGGACTCGTCGTCGCGGGGATATTCCCTTTCCTCTCCTTAGCGCTGGGTGCCGTTACCCACGGACTGGGCGCCAACCCCGTGGAGACCATTTCCCACAGCAGCGGCATTTGGACATTGAGGCTGTTGCTGTGCGCCCTTGCCATCACGCCTCTGGCCAAACTCCCCGGCGGACACTTTCTCAATCGCCTGCGTCGCACAGTTGCCCTGCTGGCTTTCTTCTACGCCTGCCTACATGTCTCGAGTTACCTGCTATTCGATCAGTTTTTCGACGCACGCGAAATCTGGCGGGACATTGCCAGGCGCCTCCCTGTTGCTGCCGGCATGACGAGCTTTCTGATAATGGTCCCCCTGGCCGCCACATCCAACCAGGCCATGATCCGTCGTCTCGGACGCGGCAACTGGCGCAGGCTGCACCGGTGGGCATACGCCGCCGCTGCGGCGGGCGTATTCCATTATTTCTGGCTGGTAAAGCGGGATACATCGGGGCCGGCATTCTACGCCGCGATCCTGGGGATCCTGCTGTGCCTCCGACTGAACGATGCAACCCGACAGCGAGCCGGCCGCGGCGGGATCGACCATCCTTCCGCCGGTCCGCACCGTCCTCCAACGGCAGACTCTTCGGAGCCACAGCCAACGGATTAG